The genomic region TATTGAAACTAGTCATCCATTATGGATGGTAAAGATGTTTTCTAAACAATATGGTCAAGATATTACAACCAAAATATGTCAACATAACAATGCTACACCAAATCGGATAGCTAGAGTAAATACGTTAAAAACAAAGAAAGAAAGCTTATTAGAAAACCCAATATATCAAACATGTGCATTATCAACAGATGCTATTAGCTATCGTTCAGGAAATATTGCCAGTACTCCAGAATATTTAGAAGGACTTGTTACAATTCAAGATGAATCAAGTCAGCTAGTAGCACCATTCTTAAACCCTCAAAAAGAGGAACGTATTTTAGACATGTGTTGTGCTCCAGGGAGCAAAACTACGCATTTAAGTGCATTGATGGAAAATACTGGAGAAATAGTAGCATGTGATTTATTTGAACATAAAATGGAACTCGTACAAAAGAATGCAAACCGTTTAGGAGCTACTAATATTACATTTAAAGTAGTAGATTCTACTACTTTATCTACACTTTATCAAGAGGCATCTTTTGATCGTATTTTATTAGATGCACCTTGTAGTGGTTTAGGTGTTTTAATGAGAAAACCAGAAATTAAGTATCATGATTCAAGTGCCTTGGATTCAATTGTACTTATACAAGAAAAATTATTAGAAAATGCTTATGTTTTATTAAAAAATGGTGGTAAAATGGTTTATAGTACATGTACTATAAATAAAAAAGAAAATCAAAAAATGATAGAACAATTTATTAAAAAGCATCCAGATATGATCGTATTAGAAGAAAGACAAATATTGCCCTATGAATACAATAGTGATGGATTCTATATGGTAAAACTAAAAAAGGAATAAATGAATGAAAACATTATATAATTATACATTAGAAAATATGACGGAACTGTTTTTAACAATGAAACAAAAACCATTTCGTGCAAAACAAGTATTTACATGGTTGTATCAAAAAGAAGTAAGTTCTTTAGAACAAATGACAGATTTATCAAAAGATTTCCGTCAACAATTACAAAATGATTTTACTATTGATCAACTTACTATCGCAGAAAAACAAGTATCCAAAGATGGTACCATTAAATACTTATTTGAATTAGCGGATGGGCATTTAATAGAGAGTGTTTTAATGGTTCATGATTATGGTCGTTCTTTGTGTGTGACTAGCCAAGTTGGTTGTAATATGAAATGTGATTTTTGTGCAAGTGGACTATTAAGGAAACAAAGAAACTTAACTGCTGGTGAAATGGTGAATCAGGTAATGAAGGTGCAATTAGATACAGCAGAGCGTATTAGTCATGTTGTTGTCATGGGAACAGGGGAACCTTTTGATAATTATGATCATGTGATGGAGTTTGTACGTATTATCAATCATCCTCATGGATTAGCGATAGGAGCTCGTCATATTACGATTTCTACATGTGGATTAGTAGATAAAATAGAGCAGTATGCTTTAGAAGGGTTACAAACAAATTTAGCTATTTCTTTGCATGCACCAAATGATGAAATAAGAGAGAAATTAATGCCTATAAATAAGAAATATCCAATGGATGTTTTAAGACAAGGGATTGCTACTTATATTCAAAAAACAAATCGTCGTATTACTTTTGAATATATCATGTTAAAAGATATGAATGACAGTATTGTATGTGCTAGACAACTAGCACATTATGTAAAAGGATTAAATGCTTATGTTAATTTAATTCCATATAATGCAGTAGATGAACATGGGTATTTACCAAGTGATGATGAAGTAGTAGAAAAGTTCAAAACTGAGTTATTACGATTTGGTATTAATGTAACAAAACGTAAAGAACATGGTAGAGATATAGATGGAGCATGTGGTCAATTAAGAGCAAAACGAAATGAGGGGATGTAATGGAGTATTTTGCAAAAAGTGATATTGGAAAAATTCGTAACAAAAATCAAGATCAAGTAGCTGTCAATGTCAATGGGGCTGATCAACTCCTAGCAATTGTTTGTGATGGAATGGGTGGTCATAAAGCAGGAGAGGTAGCATCTCGTGCAATGATTAACTACATGACAGGATGTTTTCAAGGACACCCTGGATTTGAAAATGGCAAAGAAATCCAAAAATGGATGGAAGAGACAATTCAAAATGGTCATACATTTGTTAAGAAATTAGCCAGTACAACAGAAGAACAAGAAGGTATGGGAACAACGATTGTAGCCGCAATGTGTTGTGAGAATACAATCTATTTAGCACATGTTGGAGACAGCAGAGCTTATTATTATCAAGAAGAGTTATTGTTATTAACGAAGGATCATACATTATTAAATTTATTATTAGATCAAGGGAGTATTACACCAGAACAAGCAGAAGATTTTGAACAAAAAAATGTATTAACACAAGCAATTGGAGCAACTCAAGGTATAGAGATTGCACAGCAAGTAATGGAAGTAGAAAATGGATATTTGTTATTATGTTCTGATGGTTTATTTAATATGGTATCCAAAGAAGAAATAAAAGGAACTATTCAACAAAATAATTTAATCGAAGATATTGGAAATATACTTATTGATAAGGCAAATGATTATGGGGGCCGTGATAATATTTCAGTTGTATTAGTTAAACTAACAGGAGGGATAGAGTAATGAAAAAGATATATTCAGATCGTTATGAAATAATTGAATTAATAGGTCAAGGTGGAATGGCAGATGTTTATTTAGCAAAAGATCTTATTTTAAATAGAGTGATTGCTTTAAAAACATTAAGAACTTCGCTTGCAAAGGATCCACTTTATGTTACTCGTTTTCAAAGAGAAGCAAATGCTGCAGCATCTTTAAATCATAAAAATATAGTAGCAATTTATGATGTTGGACAAGATGGGGATGATTATTATATTGTAATGGAATATGTTCCAGGAGTTACTTTAAAAGAGTTAATTAACCGACGTGGAGCTTTGCATGTCGTAGAAGCAATGGATATCATGAAACAAATTGCAAGTGGGGTTGCAAAAGCACACCAATTAGGAATTATTCATCGTGATTTAAAACCACAAAATGTATTAGTAACAGAAAGTGGTGTTGCTAAAATAGCAGACTTTGGTATTGCATCGATGCAAAACTTAGCACAAGTTACACAAAATGATGTCATTATGGGATCATTACATTACTTGGCACCGGAATTAGCTCGTGGAGAAAAAGCAACTGCACAAAGTGATATTTATGGATTAGGAATTGTTTTATACGAATTATTACGTGGGGAAGTTCCTTTTCATGGGGAATCACCTGTTAATATCGCACTAAAACATATGCAAGAAGAGACACCTTCTATCCGTGATTTTAATCCTACTATTTTACAATCAGTAGAAAATTGTATTTTAAAAGCTACTGCTAAAAACAGTAAAGATCGTTATCATAATGCAATGGAGTTTTATGAAGATTTACTTACTTGTTTGGATCGTGAAAATGAAGAGAAAATTGTCTTTGCCTATGATCCAAATACTGATCCAACCATTGTAGTGCAAACAAAACGAAGCACAACACAAGAAATTCCTGTTACACCTAAAGAAGAGGAAAAAAAGTCTTTTATAGATAAAATAAAAGCATTGCCTCCTATTAAGAAATTTGGTCTTTTATTAATACCAATAGCTCTAGTAACTGGAATTGTCATGTTCTTCTTATTTGGTGGAGAATCTACGAAAGTATATTCGATGCCAGATGTTAGTGGAATGACGATAGAAGAAGCTAGTGCTTTATTAGAAGATAATTATGGCTTAGTAATTGATGAAGAGTATGTGGACCAATTATCTAATGATTATGATGCAGGATTAGTTATTTCAACAGATCCAGCAGCAACGAAATCAGTGAAACAAGGAGAAACGGTTGTCTTTACTGTAAGTAAAGGAGCTTATTTAGTAATGAGTTCTTATATTGGAAAAGATAGTGATACGGCAGTCGAAGAATTAGAAACTTTAGGTTTTGAAGTATCAATTGTTTTAGTAGATGAATCTGGGACACCAGGAACTATTTATAGTCAAAGTATTGAAGCAGGTCAAGAAGTAGAATTAGGAGAAGAAGCTATTGAAATAGAGTTATCAGTGATTAAACCTGAAGAAATTACAGTTGGTGATTATACAGGGATGACTTTTGAAAAAGCAGAATCTGTTTTGATTGATTTAGGTTTTATTGTAAATTATGAAGAAGCTACTTCTGATGAGTTAATTGGAGTAGTAGTAGAACAAGATATTGCGAGTGATACTGTCATTGAAATAAATGATGATACTGTTTTAGAAATAACATTAACTGTTTCGATTGGTTTAGAAATAGAAGTACCAAATGTAGTAGGATTATCTTATGAAGCTGCACTAGTGAAATTAGAAAGTGAGGGCTTTGTAGTCAAGGAAATAGATTTGGGTGCAACTAGTAATAGTGAAGATGTATTAAAGATCCAATCACAAACACCAGATGCATTTAGTATTGTTACAAGTGAAGGAACAACAGTTACTATTTCATATTACAGTTCAATAACAGAAACTGAAAGTGATTTAGATGTGGAAGACACAACAGAACAGGAGTAAAAATGCCTAAAGGACAAATTATAAAAGTATTAGCTGGATTTTATTATGTAAAAGACCAAAATCAAATCATTCAATGTCGTGCCAGAGGTAGATTTCGTAATGACGAAATCAAACCTCTAGCAGGAGATTATTGTGAATATGAGTTACGTGAAAATAATGATGGATATTTAATGGAATTATTACCAAGAACAAATAGTTTAATAAGACCACCAATATGTAATATTGATCAAGCATTACTTGTTTTTTCACGCAAAGATCCTGATTTTTCAACGTTATTATTAGATAAGTTTTTACTTATTTATGAACATCTACAAATAGAGCCAATTATATGTATTTCTAAAATGGATATAGAGAGTGATGATCATATTGAACAATATATTCAAGAATATCGTCAAGCTGGTTATACTGTAATCCCTATTTCAAGTAAGAAAAAGGAAGGGATAGAACAAATAAAAGATGTTTTTAAGGATAAGATATCGGTTATTACAGGACAAAGTGGAGTTGGTAAATCGAGTCTTATTAATGCTTTGGATGTGAAATTAAATTTAGAAACAAATGAAATATCAAAAGCATTAGGAAGAGGAAAACATACTACGAGACATGTGGAATTAATTGAGATGTTTAGTGGTTATGTAGCTGATACGCCAGGTTTTTCTTCTTTAGAAATAGATATGGAATTAGTAGAAGCAGCAAAAGCTTATCGTGATTTTCATAAACTAAGTGAAGGTTGTAAATTCCGTGGTTGTTTACATGTTAGTGAACCTGATTGTAAAGTTAAACAGGCGGTAGAAGATGGGATTATATCAAAGGAAAGATATGATCATTATTTACAATATATACAATTAATTAAAAAAAATAAGGAGAGACAATATGGTTAAAGTTGCCCCTTCGCTATTAGCGGCGAATTTTATGGATTTAAAAAATGAAGTGAAGAGAATTGAAGAAGGTGGAGCATCATGGATTCATTATGATGTAATGGATGGTCATTTTGTACCAAATATTTCTTTTGGATATAGTATTTTAAAAGATATATCGAAATGTACCAATATGTATTTAGATGTCCATTTAATGATTAGTGATCCTAAAAAATATTATCCTGAGTTCGTGAAAGCAGGAGCCAATTTAATTGTTTTTCATATAGAAGCAGTAGAATCTATTGCACAAGCCAAAGAATTATTATTAGAAATAAAACAACAAGGTGTTGATGTTGGAATTTCTATTAAACCACAAACACCAGTTAGTACCATAGAAACATTATTAGAAATAGTAGATGTTGTTTTAGTAATGTCGGTAGAACCTGGCTTTGGAGGACAAGTGTTCCATCATGAAGCATTAGATAAAATAGCAG from Tannockella kyphosi harbors:
- the rsmB gene encoding 16S rRNA (cytosine(967)-C(5))-methyltransferase RsmB, with product MARKLALEILLKYQNEQSYINITLNHALINSELSRKDKDLVTQIVYGTVQNKLYLEYLLAPAIEGKKVHRDTKMILLMTLYQYYFLDKIPTYALCNEAVSLASRKERNQGRFVNAILHQIIDNPKRTLDGLDDDQRLSIETSHPLWMVKMFSKQYGQDITTKICQHNNATPNRIARVNTLKTKKESLLENPIYQTCALSTDAISYRSGNIASTPEYLEGLVTIQDESSQLVAPFLNPQKEERILDMCCAPGSKTTHLSALMENTGEIVACDLFEHKMELVQKNANRLGATNITFKVVDSTTLSTLYQEASFDRILLDAPCSGLGVLMRKPEIKYHDSSALDSIVLIQEKLLENAYVLLKNGGKMVYSTCTINKKENQKMIEQFIKKHPDMIVLEERQILPYEYNSDGFYMVKLKKE
- the rlmN gene encoding 23S rRNA (adenine(2503)-C(2))-methyltransferase RlmN, which gives rise to MKTLYNYTLENMTELFLTMKQKPFRAKQVFTWLYQKEVSSLEQMTDLSKDFRQQLQNDFTIDQLTIAEKQVSKDGTIKYLFELADGHLIESVLMVHDYGRSLCVTSQVGCNMKCDFCASGLLRKQRNLTAGEMVNQVMKVQLDTAERISHVVVMGTGEPFDNYDHVMEFVRIINHPHGLAIGARHITISTCGLVDKIEQYALEGLQTNLAISLHAPNDEIREKLMPINKKYPMDVLRQGIATYIQKTNRRITFEYIMLKDMNDSIVCARQLAHYVKGLNAYVNLIPYNAVDEHGYLPSDDEVVEKFKTELLRFGINVTKRKEHGRDIDGACGQLRAKRNEGM
- a CDS encoding Stp1/IreP family PP2C-type Ser/Thr phosphatase is translated as MEYFAKSDIGKIRNKNQDQVAVNVNGADQLLAIVCDGMGGHKAGEVASRAMINYMTGCFQGHPGFENGKEIQKWMEETIQNGHTFVKKLASTTEEQEGMGTTIVAAMCCENTIYLAHVGDSRAYYYQEELLLLTKDHTLLNLLLDQGSITPEQAEDFEQKNVLTQAIGATQGIEIAQQVMEVENGYLLLCSDGLFNMVSKEEIKGTIQQNNLIEDIGNILIDKANDYGGRDNISVVLVKLTGGIE
- the pknB gene encoding Stk1 family PASTA domain-containing Ser/Thr kinase, producing MKKIYSDRYEIIELIGQGGMADVYLAKDLILNRVIALKTLRTSLAKDPLYVTRFQREANAAASLNHKNIVAIYDVGQDGDDYYIVMEYVPGVTLKELINRRGALHVVEAMDIMKQIASGVAKAHQLGIIHRDLKPQNVLVTESGVAKIADFGIASMQNLAQVTQNDVIMGSLHYLAPELARGEKATAQSDIYGLGIVLYELLRGEVPFHGESPVNIALKHMQEETPSIRDFNPTILQSVENCILKATAKNSKDRYHNAMEFYEDLLTCLDRENEEKIVFAYDPNTDPTIVVQTKRSTTQEIPVTPKEEEKKSFIDKIKALPPIKKFGLLLIPIALVTGIVMFFLFGGESTKVYSMPDVSGMTIEEASALLEDNYGLVIDEEYVDQLSNDYDAGLVISTDPAATKSVKQGETVVFTVSKGAYLVMSSYIGKDSDTAVEELETLGFEVSIVLVDESGTPGTIYSQSIEAGQEVELGEEAIEIELSVIKPEEITVGDYTGMTFEKAESVLIDLGFIVNYEEATSDELIGVVVEQDIASDTVIEINDDTVLEITLTVSIGLEIEVPNVVGLSYEAALVKLESEGFVVKEIDLGATSNSEDVLKIQSQTPDAFSIVTSEGTTVTISYYSSITETESDLDVEDTTEQE
- the rsgA gene encoding ribosome small subunit-dependent GTPase A; amino-acid sequence: MPKGQIIKVLAGFYYVKDQNQIIQCRARGRFRNDEIKPLAGDYCEYELRENNDGYLMELLPRTNSLIRPPICNIDQALLVFSRKDPDFSTLLLDKFLLIYEHLQIEPIICISKMDIESDDHIEQYIQEYRQAGYTVIPISSKKKEGIEQIKDVFKDKISVITGQSGVGKSSLINALDVKLNLETNEISKALGRGKHTTRHVELIEMFSGYVADTPGFSSLEIDMELVEAAKAYRDFHKLSEGCKFRGCLHVSEPDCKVKQAVEDGIISKERYDHYLQYIQLIKKNKERQYG
- the rpe gene encoding ribulose-phosphate 3-epimerase, yielding MVKVAPSLLAANFMDLKNEVKRIEEGGASWIHYDVMDGHFVPNISFGYSILKDISKCTNMYLDVHLMISDPKKYYPEFVKAGANLIVFHIEAVESIAQAKELLLEIKQQGVDVGISIKPQTPVSTIETLLEIVDVVLVMSVEPGFGGQVFHHEALDKIAELANLREKHCYHYLIEVDGGINEETGKLCIEKKVDVLVAGSYIFQSDDYQTKIEALCI